The Cylindrospermum stagnale PCC 7417 genome segment AATTATTCGAGAATTAGTAAACAAAAGTGGTGTCAAAAAATAGCGATGCGCTAAGTTTGAGGTTTATTTAAGTAACTGAATGAAGAAAAATAGTCCTTTTTTTAAAGCTTGTTATTCAACAAGTTTTTGTAACATTTAAATTATCGCACTGAACCACACCCCGCCTAGAACTGAAGTTCAAGGCTAATAGCCGAAGTCCACTCAAGTGGACTGAAATCTTTATTTAGTCTACTTCAGTAGACTTTCGCTATTAGCCTCAGAATTGATTCTGAGGTGGAATGACAACGTAGCGAGGGCTTGAATGCGTTACATTCTGAGGTGGAATGACAACTTAGCGAGGGCTTGACTGTGTTACACGATGCAACGGGAAGGAAAAATAAAAATCAAGTCAGTTGTAAACTTCTCTACGGTGTCTAATTCTGTTGATGAAGATTATTCTTTCCTCTTGACTAAATTCATAAATCACCCGGTAATCCCCAACTCTGAGTTTAAAGAAACCTGAAAAGTCAGCCGTCAATGGTTGTGGAGTTATTTGGTCAAAGTTATCAGCCAGCCAGTTGATTTTATTAACTACGCGTTTTTGGACAGATTGAGTTAGCTCTTCTAAATCAGCAAAGGCTTCTGATTCATATTCCACAAAGTAGCTCATCAATCACCCAAGCCTAGTCTGTGCATAACTTCTTCTGAAGAAATACCGCGAACTCCTGTCTCTCTACGCTTCCGAATTTCCAACAGATGTTGTTTCAACTCCTCCTTGACTGTCTTACCCTCATCAGGATCGGGTAGAATCTCGTTTATAGCTTCCATGACAGTTTCCCGAATCAGAGCTTTCAGTTCATCGATGGTCAGATCCTTAACTTGCATAGGGATTACGGGATTGTAGCGTTGTTAATTTATTCTAGTAGTTGCGAGTCTGGGTGTGAAGTACGATCTGCACCTTCCTCAGCAGCGCTTCTCTACGAGACGCTATTGCTTAGATACGGTCGGTAATCACTCTACAGTAAACAGCTAACAGGGTTCAATGCTAGTCATCTATCATAGATTGGAGAGAGGCAAGCCGCCGCCAAAGCTGACCAACGGATTAGGGAAGGTTGTTATGAAGAGCAGGAATTCAATCATCTTCACTTTAGCGTTAAAAAGTGCGATCGCTTGCAGCGGGGCGTTGCCCATCGCTTTTTCATCCATGCTGCTATCTGCTGGTGTTGTCAGTGGACAACCTGCACCTACCGCCACCCCATCTCAGGTAATATCGAATCAAGAGCGGGAAGAATTAGCGCAACTGCGAGCCTCCAACCGAACTCAACAGCAAGTCCAATCCGATTTTAATCGCGCTTTTACTCGAACAACCGCCCTGTTCAACGTCTGGCTAACTATATTGAGTCTGTTTCCCGTTGCGGTGATTGCTTCACTTTGGCTACTACGACGCGCGGTAATTCGCGAAATTGTTGAGCGAGCCATGAAACAACAACAAGGAATGGAAAGCTTACAAAATCAGCTAACTGCTGTTAAGCAAGAAGCAGAAAATATCATTCAAGAAGCGAAGAATATAAATCATGAATTGGCACAGGAAGCTGATATTCTGAGACTGAATATAAAAAACGAGCAACAAAATTTATCTATACTTATATCTGAGTTGTCGCAAGCAAAAGAACAATTTCTGGCAACTTTAGCATCGGACATTAAAGCCTCTCAACAAAATATTAGTAATCTAGAATCTGAGTTAGCCGCTCAACTATCTGAATTAAGGTCTTCTGCTCAACGCAAAAGAGATTTAACTCTAGAAATACTCGCTAATTCAGAATCTGAGTTAGCCGCTCAACTATCTGAATTACAGTTATCTGCTCAACGCAAAAGAGATTTAACTTTAGAAATCCTCAGTAATTTAGAATCTGAATTAGCCTCTCAACTATCTAATTGGCAGTTAACTGCTCAAGAACTGCGGGATTTAACTCTGGAGAGTTTCCGAAAATTAGAATCTGAATTAGCCTCTCAACTAGCAGAGTTCCAAATAGCTGCTGAAAAACAAAAGGATACGGCTATTGCTAATATAGAAAAATCCCGTTCTGAGTTTGCATCTCAACTTGCTGGCTGGCATTCTGATACTCAGCACCAAAAAGATTATACTCTTGAAAATTTAACAAAATTTCAGTTAGAATTTACCGCTGAGTTATCGGCATTACAAGTTGAGGCTCAAAACCGAAGAAATAGCACTCTAGAAAATCTAGAAAAATTAAATCATCTCTTTAAATCACAAATTTCTGAATTACAGGGTGATGCTTTTAATCAAAAAGATAAAATGATTGAGAGTTTAGTAAATTTACAGTTAGAATTTTCGGCTCAACTCTCAGAATTACAGGTGGATGCTCAACAACAGCAAGAGAAAATTATTAAAAATTTAGAAAAGTCTAGTTTAGAATTTAACTCTCAATTTTCAGAATTACAAAAGTACACGAAACAACAAAAAAATCTCATTTTAGAGAGGCTGAGAAAATTAGCAGATGAGTTTAGCTCTCAACTCTCAGAATTACAGTTAGATGCTCAAGAACGTAAGGATTTAATCTTGCAAGAACTGGCTGAGAGTTCACCTGCACCCGGTGTAGAAGTTAAAGATCAAATCAAGTCACCAGCATCCAAACCAGAATTGACGGCGGATGAATATGTGAAAGAGGCAGATAATTTATTGTCTGAAAAGCGCTATCCAGAGGCTTTTGCTGTTTACGAAAAAGCAGTAAAAATTAATCCTGATGATGCGGTGACTTGGTTGAAACGCGGGATAGTTTTAGTCCGGTTGAAACGTTATAAAGAAGCAATCGCATCTTATGATAAAGCTATTCAGATTCAACCAGATTATCACCAAGCTTGGTGCGATCGCGGTGTGGCTTTTGGCTATTTAAGACGACATCAAGAAGCTTTTGCCTGTTTTGATAAAGCCACCCAAGTGAAACCGGATGATGGAGTTGCTTGGTTAAATCGCGGTCTTTCCCTGGTAGAGTTGGACAAATACGAAGATGCGATCGCATCTTTCGATCAAGCGCTGCAATTCCAACCTGATTCCCCCAAAATCTGGGATAAGCGGGGTTATACCTTGGTGAGACTCGGACAAGATGATGATGCGATCGCTAGTTTTGACAAAGCGCTAGAAATTCAGCCAAACTACGCCAGTGCATATTACAACAAAGCCGCCTGCTATGCGCTGCAAAGACAAGCCGAACCAGCCGTGGTAAATCTAGAAAAGGCGATTCAAATTAATCGCCGATACAAAGAAGAAGCCGCCGCTGACATCGATTTTGATGAGATTACAGAGGATAAACGCTTCAGACAGTTAACTGAAATTTAACTCAACTGACGGCGAAACCTGTTGATGCTAATGGACAACAGCAAGATCGCAAACAACAAAAGTGCGATCGCATTCAACCATAGCACCTCTAACCCGACACCTTTGAGCAAAATTCCCCGGACTATCTGGATATAATGACGTAGGGGATTTAGTAGCGAAAGATACCTCAATACTTCGGGCATACTCTCCAAAGGTGCGATCGCCCCAGAAAGTTGAATCAATGGTAAATTAATAAAAAACGAAGTCAGGACAACTTGTTGCTGTGTGCGACAAATTGTTGCCAGCATAATCCCAATACCAATTCCCACAAATAAATACAGCGCTGATAATCCTAAAAATAGCCATAAATTTCCTCTAAAAGGTACTTTAAAAACTAATCTTGCTAAACTCAAAGACAAGATAACATCGCCCATCAACAAGATAAACAGCGGCACAATTTTCGCCAGCAGAATTTCCCAAGCTGCCGCTG includes the following:
- a CDS encoding type II toxin-antitoxin system RelE family toxin; protein product: MSYFVEYESEAFADLEELTQSVQKRVVNKINWLADNFDQITPQPLTADFSGFFKLRVGDYRVIYEFSQEERIIFINRIRHRREVYN
- a CDS encoding tetratricopeptide repeat protein; this translates as MKSRNSIIFTLALKSAIACSGALPIAFSSMLLSAGVVSGQPAPTATPSQVISNQEREELAQLRASNRTQQQVQSDFNRAFTRTTALFNVWLTILSLFPVAVIASLWLLRRAVIREIVERAMKQQQGMESLQNQLTAVKQEAENIIQEAKNINHELAQEADILRLNIKNEQQNLSILISELSQAKEQFLATLASDIKASQQNISNLESELAAQLSELRSSAQRKRDLTLEILANSESELAAQLSELQLSAQRKRDLTLEILSNLESELASQLSNWQLTAQELRDLTLESFRKLESELASQLAEFQIAAEKQKDTAIANIEKSRSEFASQLAGWHSDTQHQKDYTLENLTKFQLEFTAELSALQVEAQNRRNSTLENLEKLNHLFKSQISELQGDAFNQKDKMIESLVNLQLEFSAQLSELQVDAQQQQEKIIKNLEKSSLEFNSQFSELQKYTKQQKNLILERLRKLADEFSSQLSELQLDAQERKDLILQELAESSPAPGVEVKDQIKSPASKPELTADEYVKEADNLLSEKRYPEAFAVYEKAVKINPDDAVTWLKRGIVLVRLKRYKEAIASYDKAIQIQPDYHQAWCDRGVAFGYLRRHQEAFACFDKATQVKPDDGVAWLNRGLSLVELDKYEDAIASFDQALQFQPDSPKIWDKRGYTLVRLGQDDDAIASFDKALEIQPNYASAYYNKAACYALQRQAEPAVVNLEKAIQINRRYKEEAAADIDFDEITEDKRFRQLTEI